A genomic stretch from Salvelinus namaycush isolate Seneca chromosome 25, SaNama_1.0, whole genome shotgun sequence includes:
- the LOC120020638 gene encoding nectin-4-like, protein MTEDETRLPCQFQVQENEQVVQVSWIKELPDGTKEHIITAHRTEGHTEFGRYSGRVRFESSRSMVNSALLILTTEESDEGKYICHISTFPYGNFERKLSLTVWTFPISSLDPVVLEEGQSFHVAASCRSVARPPPRLTWDTDLPGQAQNRSSEGGAVSTHFSLHPLRSMNGMRLDCLVWHPALEQPRRISNRLVVQFPPDASVTGFDGNWYMGLKEAELRCESGGNPKPKNFTWTRDGKALPDGLTVDGARLLFGRALRRNDTGVYECVVNNGVGTRKVKCNITVTETSRSVQEVIFDTLVMIIIAVAAGVLVIVMIIVIILVNRYHRRKNSKLEMELSKRM, encoded by the exons ATGACGGAGGATGAGACACGGCTGCCCTGTCAGTTCCAGGTTCAGGAGAACGAACAGGTAGTTCAGGTCAGCTGGATCAAGGAGCTACCTGATGGCACCAAGGAACATATCATCACCGCCCACCGCACAGAGGGACACACAG AGTTTGGGCGGTACTCTGGGAGAGTGAGGTTTGAGAGCAGTCGCTCCATGGTGAACTCTGCTCTGCTCATCCTGACCACGGAGGAGTCTGATGAGGGGAAATACATCTGTCACATCAGCACATTCCCCTATGGGAACTTTGAGAGGAAGCTGTCACTCACTGTGTGGA cCTTCCCCATCTCCTCTCTGGACCCGGTGGTTCTGGAGGAGGGCCAGTCCTTCCACGTGGCTGCCTCCTGCCGCTCTGTGGCTCGCCCTCCACCCCGCCTGACCTGGGACACGGACCTTCCTGGCCAGGCCCAGAACCGCAGCTCCGAGGGCGGGGCCGTGTCCACCCACTTCTCCCTGCACCCCCTGAGGAGCATGAATGGCATGCGGTTGGACTGCCTGGTCTGGCACCCTGCTCTGGAACAACCCCGCAGGATCAGCAACCGCCTGGTGGTGCAAT TTCCCCCAGATGCATCTGTCACCGGCTTTGATGGCAACTGGTACATGGGACTGAAGGAAGCTGAACTCCGTTGTGAGTCTGGAGGAAACCCCAAACCAAAAAACTTCACCTGGACCAG GGATGGTAAGGCTCTGCCAGATGGTCTGACTGTGGATGGAGCAAGGCTTCTGTTTGGCCGAGCCCTGAGACGGAATGACACTGGAGTTTATGAATGTGTGGTGAACAACGGCGTTGGGACAAggaaagtaaaatgtaacatcacAGTTACAG AGACATCTCGGAGTGTGCAGGAAGTGATCTTTGACACTCTAGTGATGATCATTATAGCTGTGGCTGCTGGGGTGTTGGTCATCGTCATGATCATCGTCATCATTTTAGTCAACCGATACCACAGACGCAAAAACAGCAAATTAGAGATGGAGCTTAGTAAAAGGATGTGA
- the LOC120020220 gene encoding vang-like protein 2 — protein MDNESQYSGYSYKSSHSRSSRKHRDRRDRHRSKSRDGSSRGDKSVTIQAPGESLLDAESTRGDDRDDNWGETTTVVTGTSEHSVSNEDLTRVSKELEESSPLECKRFLGPVLGGCLGLFALVTPLAFLVLPQLLWREALEPCGTPCEGLYVSLAFKLLVLLISSWALFLRPPRVTLPRFFVFRCLLMVLVFLFVASYWLFYGVRVLEPRERDYRGIVEYAASLVDALLFIQYLALVLLEVRHLQPAFCLKVVRATDGASRFYNVGHLSIQRAAVWVLDQYYRDFPVYNPALLNLPKSILSKKMSGFKVYSLDENSTNNSTSQSRAMIAAAARRRDNSHNEYYYEEAEMDRRCRKRKARLVVAVEEAFTHIKRLHDDDPAGSSHKHPREVMDPREAAQAIFAPMARAMQKYLRTTRQQPYHSMESILTHLQFCITHNMTPKAFLERYVSPGPTMQYQRENGRGRQWTLVSEEPVTSALRQGLVFSLRRLDFSLVVTVQPLPFLRIGEEFIDPKSHKFVMRLQSETSV, from the exons ATGGACAACGAGTCACAGTACTCGGGCTACTCCTACAAGTCGTCCCACTCCCGCAGTTCCCGCAAGCACAG GGATCGGCGGGACAGACATCGCTCCAAGAGCAGAGACGGCAGCAGCCGTGGGGACAAGTCTGTCACCATCCAGGCCCCTGGGGAGTCACTATTAGATGCAGAGTCGACCCGTGGCGATGACCGG GATGACAACTGGGGCGAGACCACCACTGTGGTCACAGGCACATCAGAACACAGCGTGTCCAACGAGGACCTGACACGTGTCTCCAAGGAGCTGGAGGAATCGTCCCCCCTGGAATGCAAGCGCTTCCTGGGGCCCGTGCTGGGTGGCTGCCTAGGCCTGTTCGCTCTGGTCACCCCCCTGGCCTTCCTGGTCCTCCCCCAGCTGCTGTGGCGTGAGGCCCTGGAGCCCTGCGGCACGCCCTGCGAGGGTCTCTACGTCTCCCTGGCCTTCAAGCTCCTGGTgctcctcatctcctcctgggCGCTGTTCCTGCGCCCGCCACGCGTCACCCTGCCCCGCTTCTTTGTCTTCCGCTGCCTGCTCATGGTGCTGGTGTTCCTGTTCGTGGCGTCCTACTGGCTGTTCTACGGCGTGCGCGTGCTGGAGCCACGGGAGAGGGACTACAGAGGCATCGTGGAGTATGCTGCATCGCTGGTGGACGCGCTGCTCTTCATCCAGTACCTGGCCCTGGTGCTGCTGGAGGTCAGACACCTGCAGCCTGCCTTCTGCCTCAAGGTGGTGCGCGCCACAGACGGGGCTAGTCGCTTCTACAACGTCGGACACCTCAG TATCCAGAGGGCAGCAGTGTGGGTGCTGGATCAGTACTACAGGGACTTCCCAGTCTACAACCCTGCCCTGCTCAACCTGCCCAAGTCCATCCTCTCCAAGAAGATGTCTGGATTCAAAGTCTACTCACTGGACG AGAACAGCACCAATAACTCCACCAGTCAGTCCCGGGCCATGATCGCTGCTGCGGCCCGCAGGAGAGACAACTCCCACAACGAGTACTACTACGAGGAGGCCGAGATGGACCGCAGGTGCCGCAAGCGCAAGGCCAG GTTGGTAGTGGCGGTGGAAGAGGCCTTCACCCACATCAAGCGTCTCCATGATGATGACCCCGCAGGCTCGTCCCACAAACACCCCCGTGAGGTGATGGACCCCCGGGAGGCGGCTCAGGCCATCTTTGCCCCCATGGCGCGGGCCATGCAGAAGTACCTGAGGACCACGCGCCAGCAGCCCTACCACAGCATGGAGAGCATCCTCACACACCTGCAGTTCTGTATCACCCACAACATGACCCCCAAG GCATTCCTGGAGCGTTATGTGAGCCCAGGCCCTACCATGCAGTACCAGCGTGAGAATGGCAGGGGGCGCCAGTGGACTCTAGTGAGCGAGGAGCCGGTAACCTCTGCCCTGCGTCAGGGTCTGGTCTTCTCCCTGCGCCGCCTCGACTTCTCCCTTGTCGTCACGGTGCAGCCCCTCCCCTTCCTGCGTATCGGTGAGGAGTTTATCGACCCCAAGAGCCACAAGTTTGTGATGAGGCTGCAGTCGGAGACCTCTGTGTGA
- the LOC120020221 gene encoding zinc finger protein 473 homolog, whose translation MLFQENMTNCVTFQTKLSSVMDVLAKAAVAEISKLFDDGFAVLRLEMCHRENEIEALKRKLFMENERQATSSKLREAGNSSTCSSSSRRTEQGSKGSDEDAGERTSFEQTARDKVFTPKDKQLDQNRPQPPAESVEGLNEQYRSVQREKGSALELVKTEHEEEYDVISLHTSGSEHGTEQSDHQETEFAMDRRESHLWASVSEINCDSEGPDCSYGTEQYTQDLNTDIQFIQSAVEGLDSDPSSEMGYINRLMKEEMRAQSGWNDQRRTPIDLVQAQPGQQRAQTMYPERREDGTTTRVPSDKQTRTNEGAAYSNVWLNNVFSFAPNGFNSAKVAPRSTPAREKWFVCTFCGKSFDRVSHLEMHQRIHTGEKPYSCVTCGRCFAQQSNLRTHQRVHRGLRTKQTKSNHNDETTKNILEKPAGSRPTHYETQPH comes from the exons ATGTTGTTCCAGGAGAATATGACCAACTGTGTTACTTTTCAGACCAAATTATCATCCGTTATGGATGTGTTGGCCAAAGCTGCAGTGGCAGAAATAAGTAAATTGTTCGATGATGGGTTTGCTGTGTTACGCTTGGAAATGTGCCATAGAGAAAATGAAATTGAAGCCTTGAAAAGAAAATTATTTATGGAGAACGAACGGCAAGCGACGAGTTCCAAACTGCGAGAAGCAGGCAATTCTTCCACATGTTCTTCGTCTTCCAGAAGGACAGAGCAGG GGTCCAAGGGGTCTGATGAGGATGCTGGTGAAAGAACTTCATTTGAGCAGACCGCCAGAGACAAAGTGTTCACACCTAAAGACAAACAACTGGATCAAAATAGACCACAGCCACCTGCAGAATCAGTAGAGGGGCTCAATGAACAGTACCGGTCTGTCCAGCGAGAGAAGGGTAGTGCACTAGAGTTAGTGAAGACAGAGCATGAGGAGGAGTATGACGTTATTTCACTACATACATCGGGAAGTGAACATGGCACAGAGCAATCAGATCATCAGGAAACTGAGTTTGCCATGGATCGCAGAGAGAGTCATCTGTGGGCGTCTGTATCAGAGATCAACTGTGACTCTGAGGGTCCAGATTGCTCATATGGTACGGAACAATATACACAGGATCTCAATACAGACATACAGTTTATTCAAAGTGCTGTGGAGGGTCTTGATAGCGATCCATCATCAGAGATGGGGTACATAAACAGACTAATGAAAGAAGAGATGCGAGCACAGTCTGGTTGGAATGACCAAAGAAGGACCCCTATAGATTTGGTTCAAGCACAACCAGGACAGCAGAGAGCGCAAACTATGTACCcagagagaagggaggatggAACTACTACGAGAGTGCCGTCAGACAAACAAACGCGAACCAATGAGGGTGCAGCATATTCCAACGTTTGGCTAAACAATGTATTCTCGTTTGCCCCAAATGGTTTCAACTCAGCAAAGGTAGCCCCAAGGAGTACCCCAGCAAGAGAGAAGTGGTTTGTTTGCACCTTTTGCGGAAAGAGCTTTGACAGGGTCAGTCACTTGGAGATGCATCAACGGattcatacaggagagaaaccgtacagCTGTGTGACATGTGGGAGGTGTTTTGCTCAGCAGAGTAATCTCCGCACACATCAGCGAGTACACAGGGGCCTCAGAACAAAGCAAACGAAAAGTAATCACAATGACGAGACGACTAAGAACATTCTAGAGAAACCAGCTGGGTCCCGCCCCACACATTATGAAACACAACCTCATTAA
- the LOC120020222 gene encoding zinc finger protein 473 homolog, translating to MLFQENITNCVTFQTKLTSVMDVLAKAAVAEISKMFDDGFTVLRLEMCRRENEIEALKRKLLFMENERQRTTSKAREAYSTCSLFSSRTEQGSKGSDKDAGERTSFEQTARDKVFTPKDDQLDQNRPPPPKESVEGLNEQYRSGHQEEKGSGLELVVKTEQEEEYDVISLHTSGSEHGTERSDHQETEFAMDDRESHLWASVSEINCDSEGPDCAYGTEQYTQDLNTDIQLIQSAVQGLDSDPSSEMGYINRLMKEEMRAQSVWNDRSRTSTDLVQAQPGQHREQTMHPERREDGTTTRLPSDKQTRANESGAYSNVWLNNVFSFAPNGFNSAKVAPQGTPAGEKRFVCTFCGKSFDWVSHLEMHQRIHTGEKPYNCVTCGRCFAQQSNLRTHQRVHRGLRAKQTVY from the exons ATGTTGTTCCAGGAGAATATAACCAATTGTGTTACCTTTCAGACCAAATTAACCTCGGTTATGGATGTGTTAGCCAAAGCTGCGGTGGCAGAAATAAGTAAAATGTTCGATGATGGTTTTACTGTTTTACGCTTGGAAATGTGTCGAAGAGAAAATGAAATCGAAGCGTTAAAAAGAAAATTATTGTTTATGGAGAACGAACGGCAAAGGACGACGTCCAAAGCGCGAGAAGCATATTCCACATGCTCTTTGTTTTccagcagaacagagcagg GGTCCAAGGGGTCTGATAAGGATGCTGGTGAAAGGACTTCATTTGAGCAGACCGCGAGAGACAAAGTGTTCACACCTAAAGATGACCAACTGGATCAAAATAGACCACCGCCACCTAAAGAATCAGTAGAGGGTCTTAATGAACAGTACAGGTCTGGCCACCAAGAGGAGAAGGGTAGTGGACTAGAATTAGTGGTGAAGACCGAGCAAGAGGAGGAGTATGACGTTATTTCACTACATACATCAGGAAGTGAACATGGTACAGAGAGATCAGATCATCAGGAAACGGAGTTTGCCATGGATGACCGAGAGAGTCATCTGTGGGCGTCTGTATCAGAGATCAACTGTGACTCTGAGGGTCCAGATTGCGCATATGGTACGGAACAATATACACAGGATCTCAATACAGACATACAGCTTATTCAAAGTGCAGTGCAGGGTCTGGATAGCGATCCATCATCAGAGATGGGGTACATAAACAGACTAATGAAAGAAGAGATGCGAGCACAGTCTGTTTGGAATGACCGAAGTAGGACCTCTACAGATTTGGTTCAGGCACAACCAGGTCAGCACAGAGAGCAAACTATGCACCcagagagaagggaggatggAACTACTACCAGACTGCCATCAGACAAACAAACGCGAGCCAATGAGAGTGGAGCATATTCCAACGTTTGGCTAAACAATGTATTCTCGTTTGCCCCAAATGGTTTCAACTCAGCAAAAGTAGCCCCACAGGGAACCCCAGCAGGAGAGAAGCGGTTTGTTTGCACCTTTTGCGGAAAGAGCTTTGACTGGGTCAGCCACTTGGAGATGCATCAACGGATTCATACGGGAGAGAAACCGTACAACTGTGTGACGTGTGGGAGGTGTTTTGCTCAGCAGAGTAATCTCCGCACACACCAGCGAGTACACAGGGGTCTCAGAGCAAAGCAAACGGTCTACTGA